In the genome of Gloeotrichia echinulata CP02, one region contains:
- the rsmH gene encoding 16S rRNA (cytosine(1402)-N(4))-methyltransferase RsmH: MKSDSQTPLDLEELTFSHIPVLSREVIEGLAVRPGGHYLDTTVGGGGHSRLILDAAFDVRLTAIDQDEDALMAARKSLADYGDRIQFIHTNFASYEFPRNTFDGILADLGVSSYHLDRPERGFSFRHEALLDMRMNQQQALTAADVINEWEEAELADIFFKYGEERLSRRIARRIVERRPLHTTVELAQAIASSVPPKYRYGRIHPATRVFQALRIVVNDELKSLETFIDKAPNALVPGGKIAIISFHSLEDRIAKHGLRNSPLLRVLTKKPITAQEEEIINNPRSRSAKLRIAERKD, encoded by the coding sequence ATGAAATCAGATTCGCAAACACCGCTGGATTTAGAAGAACTCACGTTTTCCCATATTCCTGTGCTGAGTCGGGAGGTAATTGAGGGTTTGGCGGTGCGTCCTGGCGGCCATTATTTGGATACGACGGTAGGCGGTGGTGGTCACAGTCGCCTGATTTTAGACGCTGCTTTTGATGTGCGCTTAACAGCCATTGACCAAGATGAGGATGCTTTGATGGCGGCGCGGAAGTCTTTAGCTGATTATGGCGATCGCATACAATTTATCCACACCAATTTTGCCAGCTACGAGTTTCCACGGAATACTTTTGACGGAATTTTGGCTGATTTAGGGGTGAGTTCTTACCATCTGGATAGGCCAGAACGGGGTTTTAGCTTTCGCCATGAAGCTCTGCTGGATATGCGAATGAACCAGCAACAAGCGCTGACGGCGGCTGATGTGATTAATGAGTGGGAGGAAGCGGAATTAGCCGATATTTTCTTTAAATACGGTGAGGAACGACTTTCACGGCGGATTGCTAGGCGGATTGTCGAAAGACGCCCGCTACATACAACTGTGGAATTAGCACAGGCGATCGCCTCTTCTGTTCCTCCTAAATACCGTTATGGTAGAATCCACCCGGCTACCCGTGTGTTTCAAGCTTTGCGAATTGTCGTCAATGACGAATTAAAATCCCTAGAAACCTTTATAGATAAAGCCCCGAATGCGCTTGTCCCTGGTGGAAAAATTGCGATTATCAGTTTTCATAGTCTAGAAGACCGCATAGCAAAACACGGGTTAAGAAATTCGCCTTTGTTGCGGGTATTGACCAAAAAGCCAATTACTGCACAAGAAGAGGAAATTATCAATAACCCGCGATCGCGCTCCGCCAAATTGAGGATAGCAGAGCGGAAGGATTGA
- a CDS encoding ankyrin repeat domain-containing protein — protein MMKIFSVGLLSSLSALAILSTPKIALSQSNVSPICQALAFGQWADVKKLLETSTNPNESCDVGDYVFFVLHSVIEQGDVSLVKSLIAKGADIKAKDSRGNTALHFAGGSLELAKLFIDLGLDVNAKNNYNMTPLHGYYGRLTKEVAELLIAKGADVNARTNENSTPLIEAAGKLDLAQLLLDKGADINARTNQNFTALHYAIARPDLAKLLIDRGAKLDILNDRGLGVIHNPNLSQETLQLLLAKGVNVNFKSADGKTPLHYYIANPELMKILIAKGANINAKDNLGRTPLHYAIRKSGTLLLAKGANINARDNSGKTPLHTAVIAYSRLDFIEFLLMKKANVNVRDQEGKTPLKLALAKGDSRIIQLLKRYGGKV, from the coding sequence ATGATGAAAATTTTCTCGGTTGGTCTTTTGTCATCTCTCTCAGCTTTGGCAATTTTATCTACACCTAAAATTGCTTTATCTCAATCAAATGTCTCACCTATATGTCAAGCATTGGCGTTCGGACAGTGGGCTGACGTTAAAAAACTTCTAGAAACTAGCACTAATCCTAATGAATCGTGTGATGTGGGAGATTATGTATTTTTTGTGCTGCATTCTGTGATTGAACAAGGTGATGTCAGTTTAGTAAAGTCATTGATTGCTAAAGGTGCTGACATTAAAGCCAAAGACTCGAGGGGGAACACAGCATTACACTTTGCGGGTGGTTCATTAGAATTAGCCAAGCTATTTATTGATCTGGGTTTGGATGTTAATGCTAAGAATAATTATAATATGACGCCTTTGCACGGTTACTATGGTAGATTGACCAAGGAAGTTGCAGAATTATTAATTGCTAAAGGTGCAGATGTTAATGCTAGAACCAATGAAAACTCTACACCTTTAATTGAGGCTGCCGGTAAGTTAGACTTAGCGCAACTTTTGCTCGATAAGGGTGCAGATATTAACGCCAGAACCAATCAAAATTTTACAGCGCTACATTATGCGATCGCTCGCCCAGATTTGGCTAAATTACTAATTGACCGTGGTGCTAAGTTAGATATTCTTAACGATAGAGGTCTAGGGGTAATCCATAACCCAAATTTGAGTCAAGAAACATTACAATTACTCCTGGCTAAGGGCGTAAATGTGAATTTTAAAAGCGCCGATGGGAAAACACCACTGCACTACTATATTGCCAATCCAGAGTTGATGAAAATCCTCATCGCTAAAGGGGCAAATATCAACGCCAAGGATAACTTAGGGAGAACACCCCTACACTACGCAATCAGAAAATCAGGAACCCTTTTGCTAGCTAAAGGTGCAAATATTAACGCTAGAGACAATTCTGGTAAAACTCCTTTGCATACCGCCGTCATCGCCTACTCTCGCCTGGATTTTATCGAATTTTTGCTGATGAAAAAAGCTAATGTCAATGTCCGAGATCAAGAAGGCAAAACTCCATTAAAGCTAGCTTTAGCAAAAGGCGATAGTAGGATAATTCAACTGCTAAAACGCTATGGCGGTAAAGTTTGA
- a CDS encoding NAD(P)H-quinone oxidoreductase subunit H — MARIETRTEPMVLNMGPHHPSMHGVLRLIVTLDGEDVIDCEPVIGYLHRGMEKIAENRTTVMYVPYVSRWDYAAGMFNEAVTVNAPEKLAGIAVPKRASYIRVIMLELNRIANHLLWFGPFLADVGAQTPFFYQFREREMIYDLWEAATGYRMVNNNYFRVGGVAADLPYGWVDKCSEFCDYLLPKIDEYEKLVTNNPIFRRRIEGIGTISRDEAINWGLSGPMLRASGVKWDLRKVDHYECYDDFDWEVQWETAGDCFARYVVRMREMRESVKIIRQAIKGLPGGPYENLEAKRLAAGKKSEWDAFDYQYIGKKVAPTFKIPKGEIYARVESGKGELGIYLVGDDNVFPARWKIRAADFNNLQILPHLLRGMKVADVVVILGSIDVIMGSVDR, encoded by the coding sequence ATGGCAAGAATAGAAACCCGCACCGAACCGATGGTGCTAAATATGGGACCGCACCATCCCTCAATGCACGGAGTTCTGCGGCTAATTGTCACCCTGGATGGCGAGGATGTCATTGATTGTGAACCAGTAATTGGCTACCTGCACCGGGGAATGGAAAAAATCGCCGAAAACCGTACCACTGTGATGTACGTCCCCTACGTGAGTCGGTGGGACTACGCAGCGGGGATGTTTAACGAAGCAGTCACCGTTAACGCGCCAGAAAAACTCGCAGGTATTGCTGTCCCCAAACGCGCCAGCTACATTCGCGTCATCATGCTGGAATTAAACCGCATCGCCAACCACTTGCTATGGTTTGGGCCATTCCTTGCTGACGTGGGCGCTCAAACTCCCTTCTTCTACCAGTTCCGCGAACGGGAGATGATTTATGATTTGTGGGAAGCAGCGACTGGTTATCGCATGGTCAATAATAACTACTTCCGCGTCGGTGGTGTAGCTGCTGATTTACCCTACGGTTGGGTAGATAAATGCTCAGAATTCTGCGACTACTTACTCCCCAAAATTGACGAGTACGAAAAGTTAGTTACCAATAACCCCATTTTCCGGCGTCGTATTGAAGGTATTGGTACAATTAGTCGCGACGAAGCCATTAACTGGGGACTTTCCGGTCCGATGTTACGCGCGTCTGGGGTGAAGTGGGATTTACGGAAAGTAGACCATTACGAATGTTACGACGATTTCGACTGGGAAGTGCAGTGGGAAACCGCCGGTGATTGCTTCGCCCGTTACGTGGTGCGGATGCGGGAAATGCGCGAATCTGTGAAAATTATTCGCCAAGCAATTAAAGGACTTCCTGGCGGACCTTATGAAAACCTCGAAGCCAAGCGTTTAGCTGCTGGGAAAAAATCAGAATGGGATGCTTTTGATTACCAATACATTGGTAAGAAAGTTGCGCCTACCTTTAAAATTCCCAAAGGTGAAATTTACGCCCGTGTCGAAAGCGGTAAAGGTGAACTAGGAATTTATTTGGTTGGCGATGATAATGTTTTCCCTGCGCGTTGGAAGATTCGCGCTGCAGATTTCAACAACCTACAAATTCTCCCCCATTTATTGCGGGGAATGAAAGTGGCAGATGTTGTGGTCATTCTGGGAAGCATTGACGTGATTATGGGTTCTGTGGACAGATAA
- a CDS encoding ATP-binding protein — protein sequence MRTSIELLSQLYNAFNPFEPLPAGDIRYVDCQDVRGDADILTELGNKMQLTNTNTCQLYSGHRGGGKSTELLRLKKYLENRQFYVVYFAADEEDIDSEDAQYTDILLACTRRLIKDLRSIANPRPILNWLQERWQDVKDLVQTEINFESMAIELQLSQFAKLTTNVKAVPQVRQQIRQKINPHTVTLIQALNEFLTEARNKLPNGYTKLAVIVDNLDRMVLVKNEERTNYDEVFLDRSEQLQALDCHLIYTVPISLLYSKRATDLRDIYGEPLILPMIMVKTRDGEIYQPGLKKVKEVIYKRIRPIAPELSLEKDIFENSHTLEGLCLMSGGHVRNLLLLTQDAIGRIDELPITEKAVKRAITQARDTYRRAVEESQWGLLAEVSRTKRIINADQYRSLMYNRCLLEYRYLDDNDEIQRWYDIHPLIQGVPEFKEAVAKLP from the coding sequence ATGCGTACCAGTATTGAATTACTCAGCCAGCTATACAACGCCTTTAACCCCTTTGAACCCTTACCCGCAGGCGATATCAGGTATGTAGACTGTCAGGATGTGCGGGGAGACGCGGATATTTTGACAGAGTTGGGAAATAAAATGCAACTGACCAATACAAATACTTGCCAATTGTACTCTGGTCATCGGGGCGGGGGGAAATCTACAGAATTACTCAGGTTAAAAAAATATTTAGAAAATCGCCAATTTTATGTAGTCTATTTTGCGGCTGATGAAGAGGATATTGATTCCGAAGACGCTCAATATACAGATATACTCCTCGCTTGTACTCGCCGCTTAATTAAAGATTTACGCTCAATTGCTAATCCTCGTCCAATATTAAACTGGTTACAAGAACGCTGGCAAGATGTTAAAGACTTAGTACAAACTGAGATAAACTTTGAAAGCATGGCTATAGAACTGCAGCTTTCGCAATTTGCCAAACTCACCACAAATGTCAAAGCCGTTCCCCAAGTACGTCAACAAATTCGCCAAAAAATTAACCCCCACACCGTCACTTTAATTCAAGCCTTAAATGAATTTCTCACAGAAGCCAGAAATAAACTTCCCAACGGCTACACTAAATTGGCGGTAATTGTCGATAATTTAGACCGCATGGTGTTAGTTAAAAACGAAGAACGCACCAATTACGATGAAGTTTTTTTAGACCGTAGCGAACAACTCCAAGCCTTAGACTGTCATCTAATTTACACCGTCCCCATTTCCCTGCTTTATTCTAAACGAGCCACAGATCTGCGGGATATCTACGGTGAACCCTTAATTTTACCGATGATTATGGTCAAAACAAGGGATGGGGAGATTTATCAGCCAGGACTGAAGAAAGTTAAAGAAGTAATTTACAAACGAATTCGACCAATAGCACCGGAATTATCACTAGAAAAAGACATATTTGAGAATTCCCACACCTTAGAAGGACTCTGTTTAATGAGTGGAGGTCACGTCAGGAATTTGCTATTGTTAACACAAGACGCCATAGGCAGAATTGACGAATTACCGATTACAGAAAAAGCGGTGAAACGAGCAATTACTCAAGCCAGAGATACCTATCGCCGCGCCGTCGAAGAAAGTCAATGGGGTTTATTAGCAGAAGTTTCCCGTACCAAGCGCATTATTAATGCTGACCAATATCGCAGCTTAATGTATAACCGTTGTTTGTTAGAATATCGATATTTGGATGATAATGATGAAATTCAGCGTTGGTATGATATCCATCCCTTAATTCAAGGCGTACCGGAATTTAAAGAAGCAGTCGCAAAACTTCCATGA
- a CDS encoding tetratricopeptide repeat protein, whose protein sequence is MNANLDNWDDDLPPEPQAAYQDLLRALKRRTGFGLYFVQCTPVEADNLIVKLPHDIPHKQIEVLRLVESIDNLYERVAEFVKNKQVDILLIKGLEYSLYKYEKRTYGAITENRFSNLESVPHILNHLNQHRERYRDDLPFCFVFLLRSFSLNYLIHRAADFFDWRSGVFELPTTPELVEKESTRLLDEADYDEYLKLSQEQKIEKILEIQDLLAEQHQTESHKARLLRELGRLLDSANEYEAAIACYDKALSIQPDYHQAWNNRGNALRNLGRYEEALTNFCEAIASYDKALSIQPDYHYAWNNRGNALRNLGRYEEAIASYDKALSIKPDYHYAWYNRGIVLGNLGRDEEEIASYDKVVEIQPDYQDAWYNRGNALFNLGRDEEAIASYDKALSIKPDDHEAWNNRGNALRNLGRNEEAMACYDKALSIQPDYHEAWNSRGIALVNLGRDEEAMACYDKALSIQPDYYYAWYNKACCYALQGNINQAIENLQIAINLNPQRYRELAKTDSDFDSIRDDERFQALIQE, encoded by the coding sequence ATGAACGCAAATCTAGATAATTGGGATGACGATTTACCCCCAGAACCACAAGCAGCCTATCAAGACTTACTCCGCGCACTCAAGCGCAGAACAGGCTTTGGCTTGTATTTTGTCCAATGTACACCCGTGGAAGCAGACAATTTAATTGTCAAACTTCCTCATGATATTCCCCATAAGCAGATAGAAGTTTTGCGCTTAGTTGAATCGATTGATAATTTATATGAGCGTGTAGCTGAGTTTGTCAAAAATAAGCAAGTTGATATTTTATTGATTAAAGGTCTGGAATATTCTTTATATAAATATGAAAAAAGAACTTATGGCGCAATCACCGAAAATAGATTTAGTAATTTAGAGAGTGTGCCGCATATTTTAAATCATCTCAATCAACACCGAGAACGGTATAGAGATGATTTACCGTTTTGTTTTGTATTTCTGTTGCGTTCATTTTCCCTCAACTATTTAATTCACCGCGCCGCCGATTTTTTTGATTGGCGTTCGGGAGTATTTGAATTACCCACTACGCCAGAATTGGTAGAAAAAGAATCAACTCGTTTATTAGATGAAGCAGATTATGATGAATACTTGAAACTGAGCCAAGAACAAAAAATAGAGAAAATACTGGAAATTCAAGACTTACTAGCAGAGCAACATCAGACAGAAAGTCATAAAGCTAGGTTACTACGTGAACTCGGTAGACTGTTAGATTCTGCTAATGAATATGAAGCTGCGATCGCTTGCTATGACAAAGCCTTGTCCATTCAACCTGATTACCACCAAGCTTGGAACAACCGGGGGAATGCGCTCAGAAATTTAGGACGCTATGAAGAAGCGTTAACGAATTTCTGCGAAGCAATCGCTTCCTATGACAAAGCCTTGTCCATTCAACCTGATTACCACTATGCTTGGAACAACCGGGGGAATGCGCTCAGAAATTTAGGACGCTATGAAGAAGCAATCGCTTCCTATGACAAAGCCTTATCTATTAAACCTGATTACCACTATGCTTGGTACAACCGGGGGATTGTGCTAGGGAATTTAGGACGCGATGAAGAAGAGATCGCTTCCTATGACAAAGTGGTGGAAATTCAACCTGATTACCAGGATGCTTGGTACAACCGGGGGAATGCGCTATTTAATTTAGGACGCGATGAAGAAGCAATCGCTTCCTATGACAAAGCCTTATCTATTAAACCTGATGACCACGAAGCTTGGAACAACCGGGGGAATGCGCTGAGAAATTTAGGACGCAATGAAGAAGCGATGGCTTGTTATGACAAAGCCTTATCCATTCAACCTGATTACCACGAAGCTTGGAACAGCCGGGGGATTGCGCTAGTAAATTTAGGACGCGATGAAGAAGCGATGGCTTGTTATGACAAAGCCTTGTCCATTCAACCTGATTACTACTATGCTTGGTACAACAAAGCTTGCTGTTACGCCCTTCAAGGTAACATTAATCAAGCAATTGAAAACCTGCAAATTGCAATTAATTTAAATCCTCAAAGATATCGTGAATTGGCAAAAACTGACTCAGATTTTGATAGCATTCGCGATGATGAGCGGTTTCAGGCGTTGATTCAAGAATAG
- a CDS encoding DUF433 domain-containing protein — protein sequence MQLVSREYIEIAADVRSGKPCIVGTRIAVEDVAMMHLKLGYSLVEIAGKYDLSLASVYAAMAYYFDHREEIDQRTAQEDEIVEVLKQNHSSPLQEKLRQLRNE from the coding sequence ATGCAATTAGTCAGTCGTGAGTATATCGAAATCGCTGCTGATGTGCGGAGTGGAAAACCGTGCATTGTTGGTACTCGTATTGCGGTAGAGGATGTGGCGATGATGCATTTAAAGCTGGGGTATTCCTTAGTAGAGATTGCTGGTAAATATGACCTGTCACTCGCATCTGTTTATGCAGCAATGGCTTATTACTTTGATCACCGAGAAGAGATTGATCAGCGCACAGCACAAGAGGATGAGATAGTTGAGGTGCTAAAGCAAAATCATTCCTCTCCTCTTCAAGAGAAGCTGAGACAGTTGAGAAATGAGTGA
- the cofG gene encoding 7,8-didemethyl-8-hydroxy-5-deazariboflavin synthase subunit CofG, whose product MSERSIKNSPTITYSPAYTIVPTYECFNRCTYCNFRTDPGKSPWMTLSAAESIFNQLQNQNICEILILSGEVHPHSPKRLEWFERIYDLCQLALTMGFLPHTNAGSLSFAEIQKLKNVNVSMGLMLEQLTPTLLNTVHRHAPSKIPEVRLQQLAWAGELQIPFTTGLLLGIGETEDDWWETLQAISHIHQRYHHIQEVILQPHSPGLQQTFDAPPFNPHQLPEVIAKARQILPPDMTIQIPPNLVKDDQWLLACIAAGATDLGGIGPKDEVNPDYPHLQEQALREILQPAGWELVPRLPVYPQFDHWLTGELQTAVKRWRFSRYGNVISEAEPQ is encoded by the coding sequence ATGAGTGAACGGTCAATTAAAAATTCCCCCACAATAACTTACAGCCCCGCCTATACCATCGTCCCGACCTACGAATGCTTTAACCGCTGTACCTACTGTAACTTTCGCACCGACCCAGGTAAAAGTCCTTGGATGACATTATCAGCAGCCGAAAGCATTTTTAACCAACTGCAAAACCAAAATATTTGTGAAATCCTCATCCTTAGTGGTGAAGTTCATCCCCATTCACCAAAGCGCCTAGAGTGGTTTGAGCGAATTTATGATTTATGTCAATTAGCATTAACAATGGGTTTTCTTCCCCATACAAACGCCGGATCACTCAGTTTTGCAGAAATACAAAAGCTGAAAAATGTCAATGTTTCAATGGGGCTAATGTTAGAACAATTAACACCAACTTTATTAAATACTGTTCATCGACACGCACCCAGCAAAATACCAGAAGTGCGGTTACAACAATTAGCATGGGCGGGAGAATTACAGATACCCTTCACCACAGGTTTATTATTAGGAATTGGCGAAACAGAAGATGATTGGTGGGAAACATTACAAGCCATATCACACATCCATCAACGTTACCATCACATTCAAGAAGTTATTTTGCAACCCCATAGCCCCGGACTTCAACAAACCTTTGATGCACCACCTTTTAACCCCCATCAACTACCAGAGGTAATTGCTAAAGCACGGCAAATTTTACCGCCAGATATGACAATTCAAATTCCGCCAAACTTAGTCAAAGATGACCAATGGTTACTTGCTTGTATCGCCGCAGGCGCAACAGATTTAGGCGGAATCGGTCCAAAAGATGAAGTGAATCCTGATTATCCCCATCTGCAGGAACAGGCATTAAGAGAAATTTTACAACCTGCAGGCTGGGAATTGGTGCCGCGTTTGCCGGTTTATCCGCAATTTGATCATTGGTTGACAGGTGAGTTACAGACAGCGGTGAAGCGATGGCGATTTTCTCGTTATGGTAATGTTATCTCAGAGGCGGAGCCTCAATAA
- a CDS encoding methyl-accepting chemotaxis protein, which produces MMNNGFNRTKKKQKIGLPNSKISLPQNKILPPNITNTPASPTEKTSLLQRFYNLPISRKQWIALLASELVSILGIGIVGTLVITSGLRTQLLEQAKSELAVTDINYNIKVNQMGFGFRGQSDNPSIIKAAVIHASGNALGFGFRAEVKQIFVNEIKARKIEYATLVGKDLRIIVNANSDRRGEFFNPDNLVSEVLANPQQIKATRIVSSSELSQESPPLPDSFNKQDALIRYTVTPVKDSRTKEVIGALVSGDIVNGKDPIVKSTLKATGGGYSAIYFRNTKGEFTLATALDQGQSEELNQATSNLELPKEAGKSLLEAAAKSPEGKIVSERILIGDTTYTVAAKAVPNKIVEEADKQRVEFSKQPIAILVRGTPERAVNKLLEQSLFVEIFTVFLALAIIFIWALLLKRAIITPIEHLQQTTQKFAAGDRTARSEVFSTDEVGQLAVAFNEMADSITVQSRRQEQEAKLALQLNQITGSLRETLNSEKILKTAVSNLREALESDRLLYYRLNQSGEGTIIAESVGYQFSAILSTTIANPYLVAEESDEYEIGTVKAIDNIYAVRLSQSYLKQLEAFTIKAYLLAPIFVNKKLDGLFVAHQCSSPRQWQDIEINLFKQVAIQVGYALEQADLLQKVEQSRQTAETVSVEERLQKEALQLQLLELLNDIEGVTQGDLTVRAEVKEGEIGTVADFFNSIVESLRAIVTKVKTSASQVNSAIGSNEDAIRQLAEESLTQAAEINSVLDAIEQMTDSIQAVAQSAQQAATVAQNASLTATESGEAMDLTVENILSVRETVGETAKKVKRLGESTQEISRVVSIINQIALQTNLLAINAGIEAGRAGEEGQGFAIVAEEVGELAARAAFATQEIEQIVANIQRETSELVETMEQGTTQVVEGTRIVKDAKQSLSQILDVSYQIDYLVQSISTATASQVQTSQTVSQLIKHIAAISQRTSDSSLLVSQSLQQTVQISQELQETVETFKVS; this is translated from the coding sequence ATGATGAATAATGGATTTAATCGGACTAAAAAAAAGCAGAAAATTGGCTTACCGAATTCTAAAATATCATTACCTCAAAACAAAATATTGCCACCTAATATAACAAATACTCCTGCTTCTCCAACAGAAAAAACATCCTTACTCCAAAGATTTTATAATCTTCCTATTAGCCGCAAACAATGGATTGCTTTGCTGGCTTCGGAATTGGTATCTATTCTCGGCATAGGTATTGTAGGCACATTGGTTATTACCAGCGGTTTACGCACTCAATTGCTCGAACAGGCAAAATCAGAACTCGCTGTTACCGATATTAATTACAATATCAAAGTCAATCAAATGGGCTTTGGCTTTCGTGGACAATCAGATAATCCCTCAATTATTAAAGCAGCAGTTATTCATGCTTCAGGTAACGCTTTAGGTTTTGGATTTAGGGCGGAAGTGAAGCAGATTTTTGTTAACGAAATTAAAGCTAGAAAAATTGAGTATGCTACCCTTGTAGGCAAAGATTTAAGAATTATTGTTAATGCCAATTCTGACCGGAGGGGTGAATTTTTTAATCCCGACAACTTGGTAAGTGAGGTGTTAGCTAATCCTCAACAAATTAAAGCTACTAGAATTGTCAGTTCGTCAGAATTGAGTCAAGAGTCACCCCCTTTACCAGATAGTTTCAACAAGCAAGATGCTTTGATTCGTTACACGGTAACACCTGTCAAAGATTCCCGCACAAAAGAAGTGATTGGGGCGTTAGTTTCTGGTGATATTGTCAATGGTAAAGACCCAATTGTTAAAAGCACATTAAAAGCGACTGGCGGCGGTTACAGTGCTATTTATTTTCGTAACACTAAGGGAGAATTTACCTTAGCTACAGCTTTAGATCAAGGACAATCTGAAGAATTAAATCAAGCTACATCTAATTTAGAGTTACCCAAAGAAGCAGGTAAATCTTTATTGGAAGCCGCAGCCAAATCTCCTGAAGGAAAAATAGTGAGTGAGCGAATACTGATAGGAGACACAACCTATACAGTCGCCGCTAAGGCTGTACCCAATAAAATTGTTGAAGAAGCAGATAAACAACGAGTTGAGTTTAGTAAACAGCCCATCGCTATTTTAGTGCGGGGAACTCCAGAAAGGGCTGTGAATAAATTGCTCGAACAAAGTTTATTCGTAGAAATATTTACAGTTTTTCTAGCGTTAGCGATCATTTTTATCTGGGCGTTACTTCTCAAGCGAGCAATTATTACACCGATTGAGCATTTACAGCAAACCACCCAAAAATTTGCAGCAGGCGATCGCACTGCGCGATCTGAGGTATTTTCTACTGATGAAGTAGGACAATTAGCTGTTGCTTTTAACGAAATGGCTGACAGTATTACAGTCCAATCTCGCCGTCAAGAACAGGAAGCCAAACTCGCATTGCAACTCAATCAAATCACAGGGAGTCTGCGGGAAACACTCAACAGCGAAAAAATCTTAAAGACTGCAGTCAGTAACCTCAGAGAAGCTTTAGAAAGCGATCGCCTACTTTATTATCGTTTAAACCAATCCGGGGAAGGAACAATAATTGCTGAATCTGTTGGCTATCAATTTTCGGCAATTTTAAGCACCACCATTGCTAACCCCTATCTAGTTGCGGAGGAATCAGATGAATATGAAATAGGTACTGTCAAAGCAATTGACAATATTTATGCAGTTCGTTTGAGCCAATCTTACCTCAAGCAACTCGAAGCATTTACCATCAAGGCGTATTTACTAGCGCCGATTTTCGTTAACAAAAAGTTAGATGGTTTATTCGTGGCTCATCAATGTTCTAGTCCCCGTCAATGGCAAGATATAGAAATCAATTTGTTTAAACAGGTAGCAATTCAAGTTGGTTACGCTCTAGAACAAGCAGATTTGCTGCAAAAGGTAGAACAAAGTCGTCAAACTGCAGAAACAGTTTCCGTGGAAGAACGACTTCAAAAAGAAGCCTTACAACTGCAACTTTTAGAACTGCTGAATGATATTGAAGGTGTCACCCAAGGGGATTTGACGGTGCGTGCTGAAGTCAAGGAAGGAGAAATTGGTACTGTTGCTGACTTCTTTAACTCTATCGTCGAAAGTCTGCGCGCAATTGTGACTAAAGTCAAAACATCAGCGAGCCAGGTTAATAGTGCGATCGGCTCGAATGAAGACGCCATCCGCCAACTAGCAGAAGAATCACTGACTCAAGCTGCGGAAATTAATAGTGTTTTGGATGCTATTGAGCAAATGACCGATTCCATTCAAGCCGTAGCCCAAAGCGCTCAACAAGCTGCCACAGTAGCACAAAATGCTTCACTTACCGCTACCGAAAGTGGAGAAGCAATGGATTTGACCGTAGAAAATATCCTGTCTGTGCGAGAAACCGTTGGCGAAACTGCCAAAAAAGTCAAGCGCCTAGGAGAATCTACCCAAGAAATTTCTCGTGTAGTATCCATAATTAACCAAATAGCCCTGCAAACCAACTTATTAGCCATCAACGCCGGGATTGAAGCTGGACGTGCAGGTGAAGAAGGTCAAGGCTTTGCTATAGTTGCAGAAGAAGTCGGTGAACTAGCAGCCCGCGCCGCTTTCGCCACCCAAGAAATTGAACAGATTGTCGCCAATATCCAACGGGAAACCAGCGAACTAGTGGAGACAATGGAACAGGGAACCACCCAAGTTGTCGAAGGTACCCGCATCGTCAAAGATGCGAAGCAGAGTTTAAGCCAGATTTTGGATGTCTCTTACCAAATTGACTACCTAGTGCAATCGATTTCCACCGCAACCGCATCTCAGGTACAAACATCTCAAACTGTTAGCCAATTGATCAAACATATCGCGGCCATCTCACAACGTACCAGCGACTCTTCCCTTCTAGTTTCCCAATCTCTGCAACAAACTGTCCAGATTTCCCAAGAGTTACAGGAGACTGTGGAGACGTTTAAGGTGAGTTAA